The Apodemus sylvaticus chromosome 17, mApoSyl1.1, whole genome shotgun sequence genome contains a region encoding:
- the Atp5mc2 gene encoding ATP synthase F(0) complex subunit C2, mitochondrial isoform X2, with amino-acid sequence MLGKGTRVQESKMLCSPHFHHVADQLSVQSWHHGLLLQFLLLDARWSVCPSRHHQPGRGSCGAPADPLVCVHSIRGGATRWLWSRMRRAFSCAFPRPRPSLSSLPWEQLSCLGPSPLKNVCLLQVHLYPLPVSGDPVSSSGHCEHQAITRR; translated from the exons aTGCTCGGAAAGGGGACTCGAGTACAAGAGTCCAAAATGCTGTGCAGTCCACACTTCCACCACGTTGCGGATCAGCTTTCTGTGCAGAGTTGGCACCATGGGCTCCTTTTGCAGTTTCTCCTGTTGGACGCCAGGTGGAGTGTTTGTCCCTCAAGACACCACCAACCTGGCAGGGGGAGCTGTGGCGCCCCGGCGGATCCTCTAGTTTGTGTTCACTCTATCCGCGGGGGAGCGACTCGTTGGCTCTGGTCGCGCATGCGCAGAGCCTTCTCTTGCGCTTTCCCGCGCCCCcgcccctctctgtcttctctaccCTGGGAGCAG CTCTCCTGCCTTGGCCCCTCGCCCCTGAAAAATGTATGCCTGCTCCAAGTTCATCTCTACCCGCTCCCTG tttcaggggatccagtgtcATCTTCTGGTCATTGTGAGCACCAGGCAATCACAAG GAGATGA
- the Atp5mc2 gene encoding ATP synthase F(0) complex subunit C2, mitochondrial isoform X1, translated as MLGKGTRVQESKMLCSPHFHHVADQLSVQSWHHGLLLQFLLLDARWSVCPSRHHQPGRGSCGAPADPLVCVHSIRGGATRWLWSRMRRAFSCAFPRPRPSLSSLPWEQLSCLGPSPLKNVCLLQVHLYPLPVSGDPVSSSGHCEHQAITRCAYIHEMRRVLDLLQLELWMIMSHRIGIGN; from the exons aTGCTCGGAAAGGGGACTCGAGTACAAGAGTCCAAAATGCTGTGCAGTCCACACTTCCACCACGTTGCGGATCAGCTTTCTGTGCAGAGTTGGCACCATGGGCTCCTTTTGCAGTTTCTCCTGTTGGACGCCAGGTGGAGTGTTTGTCCCTCAAGACACCACCAACCTGGCAGGGGGAGCTGTGGCGCCCCGGCGGATCCTCTAGTTTGTGTTCACTCTATCCGCGGGGGAGCGACTCGTTGGCTCTGGTCGCGCATGCGCAGAGCCTTCTCTTGCGCTTTCCCGCGCCCCcgcccctctctgtcttctctaccCTGGGAGCAG CTCTCCTGCCTTGGCCCCTCGCCCCTGAAAAATGTATGCCTGCTCCAAGTTCATCTCTACCCGCTCCCTG tttcaggggatccagtgtcATCTTCTGGTCATTGTGAGCACCAGGCAATCACAAGGTgcgcatacatacat GAGATGAGAAGAGTGCTGGAtctcctgcagctggagttatggatgattatgagccaccgcATAGGtattggaaattga
- the Atp5mc2 gene encoding ATP synthase F(0) complex subunit C2, mitochondrial isoform X3 — translation MYACSKFISTRSLIRSTSQLLSRPLSSVELKRPQMPTDESLSSLAVQRPLTSLIPSRSFQTSAISRDIDTAAKFIGAGAATVGVAGSGAGIGTVFGSLIIGYARNPSLKQQLFSYAILGFALSEAMGLFCLMVAFLILFAM, via the exons ATGTATGCCTGCTCCAAGTTCATCTCTACCCGCTCCCTG ATCAGGAGCACCTCTCAGCTGCTGAGTCGTCCACTTTCTTCAGTGGAATTGAAGCGACCACAGATGCCAACAGATGAG AGTCTCAGCAGCTTGGCTGTCCAACGGCCTCTGACCTCACTTATTCCTAGCCGCAGCTTCCAAACCAGTGCCATTTCAAGGGACATCGACACAGCTGCCAAGTTCATTGGAGCTGGGGCTGCGACAGTTGGGGTGGCTGGCTCTGGGGCAGGGATTGGGACTGTTTTTGGGAGTCTCATCATTGGCTATGCCAG gAACCCTTCTCTGAAGCAACAACTCTTCTCCTATGCAATTCTGGGCTTTGCCCTCTCAGAGGCCATGGGGCTCTTTTGCCTAATGGTggccttcctcatcctctttgcCATGTGA